Proteins from one Mercurialis annua linkage group LG7, ddMerAnnu1.2, whole genome shotgun sequence genomic window:
- the LOC126656395 gene encoding chromatin modification-related protein EAF1 B-like isoform X1, whose protein sequence is MHVCGLGSALLVNAEVDSMGGVVDGGVGIGIKTSPRRAAIERAQTELRQEYDVREERRRELEFLEKGGNPLDFKFGNAASVSVQSTSLTDHQTENFVTSEAKGSFALTASPHGDSVESSGRPGALTVCEPNSADNFDADNEILERERKFKHSSRRSHVAPSEQSSQIDGAQNAKESEDSAIVRPYARRNRSRPNRDGARSSSTDVVQSSGGHGSLLQIHGGSRDAKGSISETNHEKDRIITSGLHPKSTASNGDMVSQILVTNSQSKKHVDGAQALEALASTTKSSLPESRLNVPDANISGGNQHDKTGVLEDDQKMSVDMVSRGCDHVEGKEQVILAASEYPCGAAVTKTENENGSAHLNIFNDLKKDGIEGQNNNGAQGTKGLHSESSCTQNVMCLEANKESDLHIIGRNDDTNEILVKRTSDSEEMEILVAGEIGNEKNDIKVIDCGDVMKEDDIFPHQNQSDNDPVRNIKEEIQKSPDELKCSSYSKEVEQNDHTEPEGDKKQCNEIGENFSVNIFSGVPQNSINFSNKELSELTLSEKSSYAAADPQSCSGNHLVAAEKAHEDSILEEARSIEAKRKRIAELHVGTVPLESRRKCNWDFVLEEMAWLANDFAQERLWKMTAAAQICHRVAFSYQLRVEEQNQQRKLKRVAYSLSKAVMQFWHSAEVLVNGDDQFAGLKNSKHDSRIFDGKELSKDKLGELDKETYTDFEMQSPGKNFARSIQGYAVRFLRCNNSPIPSLEAEAPATPDRLGDSGIVETSWEDHLTEESLFYAVPSGAMEAYRISIESHLAQCEFFPFQKTGSNIQEEVDTSMYDATADFGYRGDMYDEEDGETNTYYLHGGLDNTKSTKHDQKKRKILKYSADFPYGNYAAGSQPHALMGKRPGSASNLHVGPIPTKRVRTTPRPRFITPFTAGASGCMQTPAKTDASSGDTSSFQDEQSTLHGGSQVQKSVEVESVAEQLTYDCAETSTKPKKKKKAKHLASAYEGWQMDSTFHNEQRDNSKRRLDSPHFDSNGTSGLYGYHTSKKPKLLKRSLDNTYDNMAQSGLVPSPAASQMSNMPCTNKGVKMIGNRDRGRKTKLLKVPTGPQGPGSPWSLFEDQALVVLVHDMGPNWELVSDAINSTLQFKCIFRKPKECKERHKILMDKSGGDDYDSADDSRTSQSYPSTLPGIPKGSARQLFQRLQEPMEEDTIKSHFEKITLIGKKYHYRRNQNDNQDPKQIVAVHNSHAATLDQVPTNQNGGVLTPLDLCDASAASPDIIPIVSQNSHATGIPLANQAAVGSVLPTSGVNTSLSSGVALGNNSSSSGQLNVPIRDGRYNVPRTSLPADEQQRMQHYGQMLSNRNLQQPNLSVSGADRGVRMPPGGNPMGMMHGMSRSLPQPRPGFQGMASSSVLNSGSMLSAGVVGMPSLVNMQSASGSGQRNSMMRSREGVHMMRANHNSEHQRQVMAPELQMQVTQTNSQGIPAFNGLSSTPPSVHAYPGHAPQQHQMPPQQSHVMKHPQIQGTNHTTGSQQQAYAMRIAKERMQHRLLQQQPQQNQQQFAASGALISHVQPPSQLPISSSMQNSSHIQPQTSQQPVSLPTLSSPSSMTPMSVQPQQQKHTLPHHGISANSQTAASGLTNQMGKQRPRQPQQNQQFQQSGRIHPSQRQHAQSTQQAKLLKGMGRGNMTVHQNLPIDHAPLNGFSVPTGNQSADKGEHIMHLMQSQGLYPGSGLSSIPSSKPLATQSSNHSQPQQKLFSASAPPSSKQLQQVPSHADPSTQGQVPSVSSGHSLSTAHQTLPASIMASNHQHLQPQPQIQQKQASQAQPTVQRMVQQNRQLNSELPTKSQIDQGHIEQQPFCNVPQMGATTNTSVSQSSNDSANVVPVVSSSVASQWKPSEPSCDSALTNSASQGGSIACPPLTNSAGSEPIASVNQGLGQRQLSGGLAQHKGAGSQRQQHLPPLQSSPPPLQPVSQQLFQPQEQQLQPEEQSSRQQLPLQQHSQQHTQHPQSAQGSLYMRPTNSHME, encoded by the exons ATGCATGTATGTGGTTTAGGATCTGCTCTCTTAGTAAATGCTGAGGTTGATTCCATGGGAGGGGTTGTTGACGGCGGAGTTGGAATTGGGATCAAAACCTCTCCACGCCGAGCAGCAATTGAGAGAGCTCAGACAGAGCTGAG ACAGGAGTATGATGTTCGTGAGGAAAGGCGAAGAGAGCTAGAATTTCTTGAGAAA GGTGGCAATCCATTGGACTTTAAGTTTGGGAATGCAGCTTCAGTTAGTGTTCAGTCTACTTCTCTCACTGATCATCAAACAGAAAATTTTGTGACTAG TGAAGCAAAAGGTAGTTTTGCATTGACTGCATCCCCTCATGGTGACTCTGTGGAGAGTAGTGGCAGACCAGGAGCACTAACAGTTTGTGAACCCAACAGTGCTGACAATTTTGATGCTGACAATGAAATTCTTGAAAGGGAAAGGAAATTTAAACATTCTAGTCGAAGGAGTCATGTTGCTCCATCAGAACAGTCTTCCCAGATTGATGGGGCTCAAAATGCAAAGGAATCTGAAGATTCTGCCATTGTACGACCATATGCTCGAAGGAACAGGTCTAGACCAAATCGTGATGGTGCTCGATCAAGCTCAACTGATGTAGTTCAGAGTTCTGGTGGTCATGGATCTTTATTACAGATTCATGGGGGTTCAAGGGATGCAAAGGGGTCAATATCTGAAACAAACCATGAGAAGGACCGGATTATTACTTCTGGTTTGCACCCTAAGTCCACTGCTTCTAATGGTGATATGGTTTCTCAGATTTTGGTTACAAATTCGCAGTCAAAAAAGCACGTGGATGGTGCTCAGGCTCTGGAAGCATTAGCCAGCACTACTAAATCTAGTCTCCCTGAAAGTAGGTTGAATGTCCCAGATGCCAACATTTCTGGGGGTAACCAACATGATAAAACAGGAGTTTTAGAAGATGATCAGAAAATGTCGGTTGACATGGTTTCTAGGGGTTGTGACCATGTTGAAGGTAAAGAACAGGTGATTTTAGCTGCTTCTGAGTATCCATGTGGTGCAGCTGTGACAAAAACTGAGAATGAAAATGGTTCTGCTCACTTAAATATCTTCAATGACTTGAAAAAAGATGGCATTGAAGGCCAAAATAACAATGGTGCACAAGGAACAAAAGGATTACATTCAGAATCCTCTTGCACACAAAATGTCATGTGCTTAGAGGCAAACAAGGAGAGTGATTTACATATTATTGGAAGAAATGACGACACTAATGAGATTCTTGTGAAACGGACATCAGACTCTGAAGAAATGGAAATTTTAGTGGCCGGTGAAATAGGAAATGAAAAGAATGATATCAAGGTTATTGACTGCGGTGATGTGATGAAAGAAGACGATATTTTTCCACACCAAAACCAATCTGACAATGATCCTGTTCGCAATATTAAGGAAGAAATACAGAAAAGTCCTGATGAGTTAAAATGTTCTTCATACTCGAAAGAAGTAGAACAGAATGACCATACTGAACCTGAGGGTGATAAAAAACAATGTAATGAAATAGGTGAAAATTTTAGTGTCAATATCTTCTCTGGTGTGCCACAGAACTCTATCAATTTCTCAAATAAAGAGTTATCTGAATTGACATTGTCTGAGAAAAGCTCTTATGCTGCTGCTGACCCTCAATCTTGTTCTGGTAACCATTTGGTAGCTGCAGAGAAGGCTCATGAAGATTCTATTCTCGAAGAGGCACGGAGCATAGAG GCTAAACGCAAGAGGATTGCAGAGTTACATGTTGGAACTGTACCTTTGGAGAGTCGCCGGAAGTGTAACTGGGATTTTGTGCTTGAAGAAATGGCATGGCTGGCAAATGATTTTGCACAG GAGCGTCTTTGGAAAATGACTGCTGCTGCTCAAATATGTCACCGAGTTGCTTTCAGCTATCAGTTAAGAGTTGAAGAACAGAATCAACAACGGAAGCTTAAGAGAGTTGCTTACTCTCTGTCAAAAGCTGTCATGCAGTTCTGGCATTCAGCTGAGGTGTTGGTAAATGGAGATGACCAGTTTGCTGGTTTAAAAAACAGCAAGCATGATTCAAGGATATTTGATGGGAAGGAATTGTCCAAGGACAAGCTTGGAGAACTTGATAAG GAGACTTACACAGATTTTGAGATGCAAAGTCCTGGAAAGAATTTTGCACGGTCAATTCAGGGATATGCTGTGAGATTCTTAAGATGCAACAATTCTCCAATTCCTTCCCTTGAAGCAGAAGCACCAGCAACTCCTGATAGATTAGGCGATTCAGGCATTGTTGAAACTTCCTGGGAAGATCACCTTACAGAA GAAAGCCTATTTTATGCAGTTCCCTCAGGTGCAATGGAGGCCTACAGGATCTCTATTGAGTCTCATTTGGCCCAGTGTGAG TTTTTCCCCTTTCAGAAGACTGGCAGTAACATACAGGAGGAAGTTGATACATCTATGTATGATGCTACTGCAG ATTTTGGGTATCGTGGGGATATGTACGATGAAGAGGATGGAGAAACAAACACTTATTATCTGCATGGAGGTCTTGACAATACCAAGTCAACAAAACATGAccagaagaaaaggaaaatccTTAAATACTCTGCTGATTTTCCTTATGGAAACTACGCAGCTGGGTCCCAACCGCATGCATTGATGGGAAAAAGGCCTGGGTCTGCCAGTAATCTTCATGTGGGTCCAATTCCGACAAAACGTGTCCGTACTACTCCTAGGCCGAGGTTTATAACTCCTTTTACTGCTGGAGCTTCTGGATGCATGCAGACTCCGGCGAAGACAGATGCTTCAAGTGGAGATACTAGTTCTTTTCAGGATGAACAGAGTACTCTGCATGGTGGATCCCAAGTCCAGAAGAGTGTGGAGGTTGAGTCAGTTGCTGAGCAGTTAACTTATGACTGTGCAGAGACATCAACAAAgccaaaaaagaagaagaaggcaaAACATCTG GCTTCTGCTTATGAGGGTTGGCAGATGGATTCTACTTTTCATAATGAACAG AGGGATAATTCCAAAAGGAGATTGGATAGTCCTCATTTCGACTCGAATGGAACTAGTG GTTTATATGGGTACCATACTTCAAAGAAACCAAAATTACTGAAACGATCACTTGACAATACCTATGACAACATGGCTCAAAGTGGATTAGTTCCTTCTCCTGCGGCTTCCCAAATGAGTAATATGCCTTGCACAAATAAAGGTGTGAAAATGATTGGTAATCGCGATAGGGGCAGAAAGACTAAATTACTAAAG GTGCCTACAGGGCCACAAGGTCCTGGAAGTCCATGGTCGCTTTTTGAAGACCAG GCACTGGTTGTCCTTGTACATGATATGGGTCCCAATTGGGAGCTTGTAAGTGATGCCATTAACAGCACCCTTCAATTTAAG TGCATATTTCGCAAGCCTAAAGAATGCAAAGAACGGCATAAAATTCTAATGGATAAGAGTGGTGGTGACGATTATGACAGTGCTGATGATTCGAGAACTTCTCAATCCTATCCATCAACTTTGCCCGGTATCCCGAAG GGCAGTGCCAGACAATTATTTCAACGTTTACAAGAACCAATGGAGGAGGATACTATCAAGTCACACTTCGAAAAGATTACTTTGATTGGAAAGAAGTATCATTACAGAAGGAATCAG AATGATAATCAGGATCCTAAACAAATTGTAGCAGTCCACAATTCTCATGCTGCTACTCTAGACCAAGTTCCCACAAACCAAAATGGGGGTGTTTTAAC GCCCCTTGATCTGTGTGACGCAAGTGCAGCAAGTCCAGATATTATTCCCATTGTGTCTCAAAATTCCCATGCTACTGGTATACCGTTGGCAAATCAAGCTGCCGTAGGATCAGTGCTTCCTACTTCTGGGGTAAATACCTCTCTATCTTCTGGTGTGGCTCTTGGTAATAACTCTTCATCTTCTGGCCAGCTTAATGTCCCTATCAG GGATGGTCGGTACAATGTTCCAAGAACATCTTTGCCTGCTGATGAGCAGCAGAGGATGCAACACTATGGTCAAATGCTTTCCAACAGAAATTTGCAGCAGCCTAACTTGTCTGTTTCTGGAGCTGACCGTGGCGTTCGCATGCCACCTGGTGGAAATCCCATGGGCATGATGCATGGGATGAGCAGAAGCTTGCCACAGCCTAGGCCAGGTTTTCAGGGAATGGCCTCATCTTCAGTGCTGAACTCTGGTAGTATGCTTTCAGCTGGAGTAGTTGGGATGCCAAGCCTTGTAAATATGCAATCTGCAAGTGGTTCTGGTCAGAGGAATTCAATGATGAGATCCCGTGAAGGTGTGCATATGATGCGG GCTAACCATAACTCGGAGCATCAAAGGCAAGTAATGGCTCCAGAGCTTCAGATGCAGGTCACACAAACAAACAGTCAAGGAATTCCTGCTTTTAATGGGTTGAGTTCAACTCCTCCATCTGTGCATGCATATCCTGGTCACGCCCCACAGCAGCATCAAATGCCTCCACAACAATCCCATGTGATGAAACATCCTCAAATTCAGGGCACCAACCATACTACAGGATCACAGCAGCAAGCATATGCAATGCGTATTGCTAAGGAAAGGATGCAACATCGGCTTCTGCAGCAGCAGCCGCAACAGAATCAGCAACAGTTTGCTGCGTCTGGTGCATTAATATCACATGTCCAACCTCCTTCTCAACTCCCCATATCTTCATCTATGCAAAATAGTTCCCATATCCAGCCACAAACTTCACAACAGCCAGTGTCACTTCCCACATTATCATCACCGTCGTCTATGACTCCTATGTCAGTGCAACCACAACAGCAGAAGCATACCCTGCCGCATCATGGTATCAGTGCCAACTCTCAAACTGCTGCCAGTGGGTTGACCAATCAGATGGGAAAACAAAGACCCCGACAGCCACAGCAGAATCAGCAGTTTCAACAATCTGGCAGGATCCATCCTTCTCAGCGGCAGCACGCACAGTCTACACAGCAAGCTAAACTTTTGAAGGGAATGGGAAGAGGGAATATGACGGTACATCAGAATCTTCCCATTGATCATGCTCCATTAAACGGCTTTTCTGTGCCAACAGGAAACCAAAGTGCAGATAAGGGAGAGCATATCATGCACTTGATGCAAAGTCAAGGCTTGTATCCTGGTTCTGGTTTGAGCTCAATACCATCCTCTAAACCATTGGCTACTCAGTCCTCAAACCATTCTCAGCCTCAGCAAAAGTTATTTTCTGCCTCTGCACCACCTTCATCAAAGCAATTGCAGCAGGTGCCTTCTCATGCTGATCCCAGCACTCAAGGTCAGGTACCATCAGTATCATCTGGTCATTCATTGTCTACTGCTCATCAAACTCTCCCTGCTTCCATCATGGCTTCCAACCATCAGCACCTGCAACCGCAACCACAAATACAGCAGAAGCAGGCCAGTCAGGCTCAACCAACTGTCCAGAGAATGGTTCAACAGAATCGGCAGTTGAATTCTGAACTCCCAACCAAGTCTCAAATTGATCAGGGGCATATAGAACAGCAGCCCTTCTGCAATGTTCCACAGATGGGTGCAACTACAAACACGTCAGTGTCTCAGTCCTCTAATGATTCAGCAAATGTGGTGCCAGTTGTTTCTTCTTCTGTTGCTTCTCAGTGGAAACCATCAGAACCCTCATGTGATTCTGCCTTGACGAATTCTGCTTCTCAAGGGGGTTCTATTGCTTGTCCACCTCTTACAAATTCAGCAGGAAGTGAGCCAATCGCATCTGTCAACCAAGGTTTAGGCCAAAGGCAGTTATCAGGAGGCTTGGCCCAACATAAGGGTGCTGGATCTCAGAGGCAGCAGCATCTACCGCCTCTACAGTCATCGCCTCCACCTCTACAACCTGTATCTCAGCAACTGTTCCAGCCACAAGAGCAGCAATTACAACCAGAAGAGCAGTCATCACGACAACAGCTGCCATTGCAACAGCACTCTCAGCAGCACACCCAGCATCCTCAATCAGCACAAGGAAGTTTATATATGAGGCCCACCAATTCTCACATGGAATGA